The window AAGGCTCGATCGAGGCGCCGCTGAGCGCGCTCGCCGAACTGCAGCGGCAGGGCCTCGTGCGGCACATCGGGCTGAGCAACGTGACGGCAGCGCAGATCGCCGAAGGGCGGCGGATCTGCGACATCGCGTGCGTGCAGAACCACTACAACCTCGCGCATCGCGACGACGATGGCCTGATCGACGCGCTCGCACGCGACGGTATCGCGTACGTCCCGTACTTTCCGCTCGGCGGCTTCAACCCGTTGCAGTCGTCGACGCTCGACGCGGTCGCCGCGCGGCTCGGCGCGACGCCGATGCAGACCGCGCTCGCGTGGCTGCTGCGCCGCGCGCCGAACATCCTGCTGATTCCGGGCACGTCGTCGCTCGCTCATCTGCGCGAGAATCTGGCCGCCGGCGCGCTGACGCTGCCGGACGATGCGATGCGCGAACTCGACGGCATCGCGGCGGTGCGCGGCTGAGGCGGGCGGGGCGGTTGGCGGGGCTTGCTGCGGGAGGTGCTGCGCGAGGTACTGCGTGCGGCAGCGTGCGCCCGAAGCGCCGGCCGCCCGAGCCGCGACCAGCTCGCGGTGCCGCGTGCGCGTACCCGCGTGCTGGATACATATGATGTCCGCGGTAACGGGACGCGCGTTCGCTGCGGGCG of the Burkholderia ubonensis genome contains:
- a CDS encoding aldo/keto reductase family oxidoreductase; the protein is MSPIVQSGTFAIAGRRVHRLGYGAMQLAGPGVFGPPKDRDAALAVLREAVAAGVDHIDTSDFYGPHVTNQLIRDALHPYRDDLLIVTKVGATRGDDGSWLPAFAADALAAAVHDNLRNLGLDVLDVVNLRIMFDVHGPAEGSIEAPLSALAELQRQGLVRHIGLSNVTAAQIAEGRRICDIACVQNHYNLAHRDDDGLIDALARDGIAYVPYFPLGGFNPLQSSTLDAVAARLGATPMQTALAWLLRRAPNILLIPGTSSLAHLRENLAAGALTLPDDAMRELDGIAAVRG